Proteins encoded by one window of Corynebacterium callunae DSM 20147:
- a CDS encoding SCO6880 family protein, which yields MSAMDSVEVPVYSLGQPSRRTGLGGFSMKTTVIGGVGFITFLLLQLLGAGKIGLIVLGVTALIAVVISVPIGGRSLAQMIEMIIQDWRSRYKKEHIYLSGPSSRIANGHYRLPGVLARTEMHAAIDAAGRPFCAIFDRPRREATVLLNVQLSGQTAITQEERNMQTAEWGRWLASLSLSGDIISMALVVASRPGTGDVVAQEVAANVKDSAPEIARRIMNEAAATLSQGAPEIDAHIALTFSVSVSGADDVSFLDLIGMRLPTLYESLSWSGIQAAPMRESDVCARAHMFFHPSAEKEFEELSVHGVDHGLSWEDVGPAWCQKDTTVYHHDGAKSMTWEMAQAPRSTFEDTLLSPLIGHHGRIARKRVALVYRPFEAGQGAGRVEAEHQDAMVAANSSKKIRSAAAEMRLEHTDAARRAQARGAQLGRYSMFVTVTVNEDEDLGSIKHDVQQLGAQSNLRLRVMKRQQDAAFAVSCGLGQIPWSKPSTSTLAGM from the coding sequence ATGAGCGCTATGGACTCCGTTGAAGTTCCGGTCTATTCCCTGGGGCAGCCGTCACGACGTACTGGCCTGGGTGGATTCTCCATGAAAACCACCGTCATTGGTGGCGTCGGTTTTATCACGTTTTTGCTGCTACAGCTTCTCGGTGCCGGAAAGATCGGCCTGATCGTTCTCGGTGTCACAGCCTTGATTGCGGTCGTCATTTCTGTCCCTATTGGCGGTCGCTCTCTGGCACAGATGATTGAAATGATCATCCAGGACTGGCGATCTCGCTATAAGAAGGAACACATCTATCTCTCTGGCCCATCATCTCGCATTGCTAATGGTCACTACCGTTTGCCAGGTGTGCTGGCACGCACTGAAATGCACGCAGCAATAGATGCCGCAGGCCGACCATTCTGCGCTATTTTTGACCGCCCCCGCCGTGAAGCAACCGTATTGCTGAACGTGCAGCTCTCTGGACAAACAGCGATCACGCAGGAAGAACGCAACATGCAAACCGCTGAATGGGGTCGTTGGCTTGCCTCATTAAGCTTGTCCGGTGACATCATTTCTATGGCTTTGGTCGTGGCAAGTCGACCAGGCACAGGTGATGTCGTGGCTCAAGAGGTCGCGGCAAATGTCAAAGACTCCGCTCCGGAAATCGCTCGCCGGATTATGAACGAAGCAGCGGCAACCCTAAGCCAGGGTGCGCCAGAAATCGACGCGCATATAGCACTGACTTTCTCAGTGTCTGTCTCTGGTGCTGATGACGTTTCGTTCCTTGACCTTATTGGTATGCGTTTGCCGACACTGTATGAATCATTGTCCTGGTCAGGTATTCAAGCAGCTCCGATGCGAGAAAGTGATGTGTGTGCTCGGGCACATATGTTTTTCCACCCTTCAGCTGAAAAAGAATTTGAAGAGCTCTCCGTCCACGGAGTAGATCATGGCTTGAGCTGGGAAGATGTCGGGCCGGCGTGGTGTCAAAAAGACACCACTGTCTATCACCACGACGGGGCAAAGTCGATGACGTGGGAAATGGCTCAGGCTCCGCGCTCAACTTTTGAAGACACCTTGCTTAGTCCTCTGATTGGCCACCATGGCCGCATTGCCCGTAAGCGCGTTGCGCTGGTCTATCGCCCCTTTGAAGCAGGCCAAGGTGCAGGAAGAGTCGAAGCTGAGCATCAAGACGCGATGGTGGCAGCAAATTCTTCTAAGAAGATTCGATCTGCTGCTGCGGAAATGCGCCTGGAGCACACTGACGCTGCCCGACGAGCACAGGCGAGAGGTGCCCAGCTGGGCCGTTACTCGATGTTTGTCACCGTCACCGTCAATGAGGATGAGGATTTGGGCAGCATCAAACATGACGTGCAGCAGCTTGGTGCTCAATCAAACCTGCGTCTGCGTGTGATGAAACGCCAGCAAGATGCAGCTTTCGCTGTGTCTTGTGGGCTAGGGCAAATCCCGTGGTCTAAACCGTCCACATCCACCCTGGCTGGAATGTAA
- a CDS encoding peptidoglycan DD-metalloendopeptidase family protein: protein MKKVIALVIAIVMFLILMVVTMMIPEKDLCVAGSSSGGSVVVNGDFAYPSDKDATTVTSGFGARWGENHNGVDLAGPAGTPIYAFADGRVIAAADSGVQGFGGWVVLEHNIDGKQIQTVYGHEEPGGVHVKVGDNVTKGQHIADIGNAGQSTGAHLHFEVIEGDRAAGGKAVDPQPWIDQAEKGVPESSGSADVSEESGGFAGLNARQLTIAKQIVAIGEMMGVDQKGQEIAVATAKHESQLKVYANDGSGAYQSAGASGATPEELRKSLDYPHDAVGHDHASVGTFQQQVGFWGTVEELMNPAINAKKFYEALGKVDYRSMSVGQAASTVQGNATGTGVYESEAGLAAQLVEHFKGSGSELSPEEIEALGNAVAPAGGDCGQSSSSEGGALAASGMGGRILSIAQGQFGHPYVWGGGDTTGPTSGLSGGEKGFDCSGFVLYAVFKASGGTISLPHNTVAQMNDPHLKPVSWEDRQPGDLIYVGEPGQEHHVAIYSGLENGTDMWVEAQDFGVPSGKYPVRHGEKLQVMRIGE from the coding sequence ATGAAAAAAGTCATTGCCCTTGTGATCGCCATCGTGATGTTTCTCATTCTCATGGTGGTCACCATGATGATTCCCGAGAAAGATCTCTGCGTCGCGGGATCATCAAGCGGCGGTTCTGTCGTGGTCAATGGTGATTTTGCTTATCCCTCGGACAAGGACGCCACCACGGTCACCTCGGGGTTTGGTGCCCGATGGGGAGAAAACCACAACGGTGTCGATCTCGCTGGCCCAGCTGGAACACCCATTTATGCCTTTGCTGATGGTCGTGTGATCGCTGCGGCAGATTCCGGGGTTCAGGGCTTCGGCGGGTGGGTTGTGCTGGAGCACAACATCGACGGCAAACAGATTCAAACAGTTTACGGCCATGAAGAGCCAGGAGGTGTCCACGTGAAAGTAGGTGACAATGTGACAAAAGGCCAGCATATTGCCGATATTGGCAATGCAGGACAGTCCACTGGTGCTCACTTGCATTTTGAGGTTATTGAGGGGGATCGTGCAGCAGGAGGAAAAGCTGTTGACCCCCAGCCGTGGATTGATCAAGCGGAAAAAGGTGTCCCAGAGTCCAGCGGGTCGGCTGATGTTTCAGAAGAATCAGGTGGTTTTGCTGGTCTTAATGCTCGCCAGCTCACCATTGCAAAACAAATCGTCGCTATTGGCGAAATGATGGGTGTCGATCAAAAAGGCCAGGAGATTGCGGTGGCCACCGCCAAGCATGAATCCCAGCTCAAGGTGTATGCCAATGATGGATCAGGGGCATATCAGTCTGCTGGTGCCTCTGGTGCTACCCCCGAAGAGCTGCGGAAATCACTGGATTATCCGCACGATGCTGTGGGCCATGACCACGCATCAGTGGGAACGTTTCAGCAGCAGGTCGGTTTCTGGGGCACCGTGGAAGAGCTGATGAATCCAGCTATTAATGCCAAGAAGTTTTATGAAGCGCTCGGCAAAGTCGATTATCGCTCCATGTCGGTAGGTCAGGCTGCATCAACGGTGCAAGGAAATGCCACCGGCACTGGCGTCTATGAAAGTGAAGCTGGATTGGCTGCGCAGCTTGTGGAGCATTTCAAAGGCTCGGGTTCTGAGTTGTCACCGGAAGAAATTGAGGCTCTCGGCAATGCTGTCGCCCCCGCAGGTGGTGATTGTGGACAGTCCAGCAGCAGTGAAGGTGGTGCGCTTGCTGCTAGTGGCATGGGTGGTCGCATTCTCTCGATTGCGCAAGGTCAGTTCGGTCACCCTTATGTCTGGGGTGGTGGAGATACCACTGGCCCAACTAGTGGTTTATCTGGTGGGGAGAAAGGTTTCGACTGCTCAGGATTTGTGCTCTATGCGGTGTTTAAGGCTTCTGGAGGAACGATCTCACTGCCTCATAACACCGTCGCACAGATGAATGATCCTCATTTAAAGCCTGTGAGCTGGGAGGATCGGCAACCTGGTGATCTGATTTATGTCGGTGAACCCGGTCAAGAACACCATGTGGCGATTTATTCAGGCCTGGAAAACGGCACCGACATGTGGGTTGAAGCTCAGGATTTCGGCGTTCCGTCGGGGAAGTATCCCGTGCGCCATGGCGAAAAACTGCAAGTGATGAGAATCGGAGAATAG
- a CDS encoding TraM recognition domain-containing protein encodes MAGKDNARNLSQPTSNRDAYVTLAIVGCVLGVTWGYSLCRLIALRVAGDSTTSVDWNPIVIVISIAKGHGQWGMIETLVAVGALAIVAALITGIMALNKAVAKPEKKTRVDHVTKHLASKSDIKSLSKDAAAATAQRLHGEDFAEHHPGLRFGHEVSTGIGLYGGWEDLHLVIAGPRIGKTTSSVIPAIIEAPGAVVTTSNKGDIVRDTIALAQHRGQDWVFDPQELSPIGNHAWFYDPLSYIRSDENNMDAAASALASMFASPYMPKNGGGDSYFPSSARTLLTGLLLAAAVRNLPISEVLLWANNERDREPLDLLGEYPEFDFWRKTLTGIYDLTEKTRSGVFGQAQNMVNVFARAEVRKWVEPNPGRTEFVPADFVRDAQPTLYLLSKEGPRSVGILTTILTVAVMEAAEAYGEAQHNGRLPVPMVCALDECANTVLWEELPNVVSHYGSRGIILLVYLQSYSQGINCWGKEKMEALWSAMTIKCVGGGISDEELTKRLSELIGTHEEYQSSTSRGSSGDRSTSRSVREKTTMTPAEIAALPKGRWIIQSVGRRPMIGVTEPFFQRKWDQETSSLLNISA; translated from the coding sequence ATGGCTGGTAAAGATAATGCACGTAATCTCTCTCAGCCCACGAGCAACCGTGATGCCTATGTCACGCTCGCGATTGTGGGCTGTGTACTCGGAGTGACCTGGGGATATTCCCTGTGTAGGTTGATTGCCCTTCGTGTTGCAGGTGATTCCACCACCAGTGTGGACTGGAACCCCATTGTCATTGTGATTAGCATTGCGAAAGGCCACGGACAGTGGGGAATGATCGAAACCCTCGTGGCCGTCGGCGCACTTGCGATCGTTGCGGCACTGATTACTGGAATCATGGCCTTAAACAAAGCTGTGGCCAAGCCAGAGAAGAAAACGCGTGTTGACCATGTAACTAAGCATCTTGCCAGCAAATCGGATATTAAATCACTGAGCAAAGACGCAGCAGCAGCTACTGCGCAGCGCCTCCACGGTGAAGATTTCGCCGAACATCACCCTGGTCTGCGATTTGGCCATGAAGTATCCACTGGTATTGGGCTTTATGGCGGGTGGGAAGATCTTCACCTTGTTATTGCCGGCCCACGTATCGGTAAGACCACGAGTTCGGTGATTCCCGCAATCATTGAGGCACCTGGTGCTGTGGTGACCACCTCCAATAAGGGCGATATTGTTCGTGACACGATTGCGCTGGCTCAGCACCGAGGCCAGGATTGGGTCTTTGATCCGCAAGAACTCTCCCCGATCGGCAACCATGCGTGGTTTTATGATCCACTGTCCTATATCCGATCAGACGAAAACAATATGGATGCCGCAGCCAGTGCGTTAGCCTCGATGTTTGCCAGCCCGTATATGCCGAAAAACGGTGGGGGAGATAGCTATTTCCCTTCCTCAGCACGCACATTGCTCACCGGCTTATTGCTGGCAGCAGCAGTTCGCAACCTTCCAATTTCGGAGGTGTTGCTGTGGGCGAACAATGAGCGAGACCGTGAACCACTCGATCTGCTCGGGGAATATCCAGAATTCGATTTTTGGCGCAAGACCCTAACAGGTATTTACGACCTCACCGAAAAAACCAGGTCTGGTGTTTTCGGCCAGGCGCAAAACATGGTTAACGTCTTTGCCCGCGCTGAGGTGCGCAAATGGGTCGAACCAAACCCAGGACGCACAGAGTTTGTGCCTGCTGATTTTGTGCGTGACGCGCAGCCAACGCTGTATTTGCTCAGTAAGGAAGGCCCACGATCTGTAGGTATTTTGACCACAATCCTCACCGTTGCGGTGATGGAGGCAGCTGAAGCCTACGGTGAAGCACAGCATAACGGGCGTCTGCCCGTGCCGATGGTGTGCGCACTTGATGAGTGCGCCAACACCGTGCTGTGGGAAGAATTGCCCAATGTCGTCTCCCACTACGGTTCACGCGGCATTATCCTGCTGGTCTACTTGCAGTCTTATAGCCAGGGAATTAACTGTTGGGGCAAGGAAAAGATGGAGGCACTGTGGTCGGCTATGACCATTAAGTGCGTTGGTGGTGGTATTTCCGACGAAGAACTCACCAAACGCCTGTCAGAACTGATTGGCACGCACGAGGAGTACCAAAGCTCCACCTCACGAGGAAGTAGCGGCGACCGCTCCACCTCACGATCAGTGCGGGAAAAGACCACGATGACCCCAGCGGAAATCGCTGCATTGCCGAAAGGTCGCTGGATCATTCAGTCCGTGGGGCGTCGTCCGATGATCGGTGTGACAGAGCCGTTTTTCCAGCGGAAATGGGATCAAGAAACCTCATCACTACTCAATATTTCAGCATAA